AAAGTGACTAACCGCTTTTTCTATCTTTTGATGCACGTAATCCCTAATTGCTTCGGTGATTTCAATATTTTTGCCGTGGATGACAAGCTTCATGTAAACTCTCCCGCTCTATATGTGATGTGTGATGTGAGTTTGTTTTTGTGAGAAAGGAAGTTGCGGTAAGGTCTATGACTGTCGCCAAAACAAGTTTTGTTGTAATTCGATGTACTGCTGAGTTTTCTCTAAATTTGCTACTTTCAATTTTCACGCGTTCCCTTGATTCATATCGTCACTGGATATCTGCGCTTGTATCTTAATTCTTAGAGTCATCAGCCAGTTCATTCTTTCCTCTTGTTTTGGCGTGATGCTTATTGCAGAGAATTCCTCCTAAGACCATTGCGGTTATTTATATATTCAAACTAGCACTTTGTATTTTCTGTAGCAGGTTCCCTTGATGTTCCTTTAAAATCCTTTGCATAGCTTGACAATTATTTTGTGCAACTATCTAACTTGCAATATATTTCATTATTCTTCCAGTTGATTTTTGACATGATCCGTAGTAATAGACCACCTCTTAACCGCTGTTTGTTATATAACAAAAAATTGATGTCTTACACAGATGCACACGCATGGCAGCGATCGCTTCTGGCAGAACGCATTCAAGACCCTAAACTGGATGATGTGCTAATCTTGCTAGAGCATCCCCCTGTCTATACTTTGGGACAGGGAGCGACACCAGAATTTCTCAAATTTGACCTTGATAAAAGTGATTTTGAAGTTCACAGAGTTGAGCGCGGTGGCGAAGTGACTTACCATTGTCCTGGTCAACTGGTGGGGTATCCAATTTTAAATCTGCAACGTCATTGTAAAGATTTGCATTGGTATTTGCGTCAACTAGAAGAAGTGATTATTCGCGTGTTAAGAGTTTATGGTTTGACTGGCGATCGCTTGACTGGTTTTACTGGTGTATGGTTAGAAAATCGCAAAGTTGCGGCAATT
This window of the Nostoc sp. HK-01 genome carries:
- a CDS encoding lipoate-protein ligase B; amino-acid sequence: MIRSNRPPLNRCLLYNKKLMSYTDAHAWQRSLLAERIQDPKLDDVLILLEHPPVYTLGQGATPEFLKFDLDKSDFEVHRVERGGEVTYHCPGQLVGYPILNLQRHCKDLHWYLRQLEEVIIRVLRVYGLTGDRLTGFTGVWLENRKVAAIGIKVSRWITMHGFAFNVCPDMTGFQHIVPCGIADKPVASLAEWIPDITCEEVRPHIVQCFADVFGVDVVESTE